One genomic region from Lates calcarifer isolate ASB-BC8 linkage group LG10, TLL_Latcal_v3, whole genome shotgun sequence encodes:
- the si:dkeyp-73b11.8 gene encoding BPTI/Kunitz domain-containing protein translates to MKHLLFWGMVFAAFHLSISAAPDFCNMTPDAGEGPLFLFSLYYDPVKDQCSPFFYHGQGGNANRFVNERECIRNCSANAEKKYPMDETQACHFKKANGGCSLTQLRFYYDSVHDKCKKFLWTGCFGNGNRFFDYNSCNTTCSGIHDDGDEGEEEEPDTPIAIICGVLLAVIVAAILITVIVLTVQSKKKRSKKKAPGKSKGPKSDVPLREQGIEME, encoded by the exons ATGAAGCACCTGCTGTTTTGGGGGATGGTTTTTGCTGCATTCCACCTCAGTATTTCAGCTGCTCCAg ATTTCTGCAACATGACCCCCGATGCAGGTGAAGGCCCATtgttcctcttctctttgtATTATGATCCTGTCAAAGACCAGTGCAGCCCCTTCTTTTACCACGGCCAGGGAGGGAATGCCAACCGTTTTGTAAATGAAAGAGAGTGCATAAGAAACTGTTCCGCCAATGCAGAGAAGAAGTACCCCATGGATG AAACTCAAGCTTGCCACTTCAAAAAGGCCAATGGTGGATGTAGTCTTACCCAATTGAGGTTCTATTACGATTCTGTTCATGACAAGTGCAAAAAGTTCCTCTGGACTGGTTGCTTCGGAAATGGAAACAGATTTTTCGACTACAACAGCTGCAATACCACATGTTCCGGCATCCACG atgatggtgatgaaggggaggaggaggagccagaCACCCCTATTG CTATCATCTGTGGAGTTTTGCTGGCTGTCATTGTTGCCGCTATCCTCATAACTGTGATTGTCCTGACTGTTCAGTCAAA GAAAAAGAGATCCAAGAAGAAGGCACCAGGGAAAAGTAAAGGCCCCAAGTCTGATGTACCTCTTCGGGAGCAGGGGATTGAAATGGAATAG
- the usp3 gene encoding ubiquitin carboxyl-terminal hydrolase 3: MECPHLNSNVSCAFDPSRFPNGTPSSWCCNVCRSNKSPWICLTCLMVHCGRYVNGHAKKHYEDSQVLGISQRKGDKQEKEKSHHSVCMDCSNYSVFCYRCDEFVVNDTKLGQVQKVREHLQSLENSALMGDRQRKRKLQESPAPDNKLLKDSDGAALGATGLRNLGNTCFMNAILQSLSNIEQFSCYFKELPAVALRSGKTAGRRMYHTRSQGDNSVSLVEEFRKTLCSLWQGNQTAFSPDSLFYAIWKIMPSFRGYQQQDAHEFMRYLLDHLHRELQYGRNGASLPVSPQDGVRLSTAEGKCCINGTASVVTSIFGGILQNEVNCLICGTESRKFDPFLDLSLDIPSQFRQKRSKDQEPGPTCTLRDCLRSFTDLEELDETELYYCHKCKKRQKSTKKFWIQKLPRVLCLHLKRFHWTAFLRNKVDTYVEFPLKSLDMRGYLLEPENSLPGSCLYDLVAVVVHHGSGVGSGHYTAYGSHDGRWYHFNDSTVTLTNEDTVRKAKAYILFYVERTGEVALDKNATNSTATNKPAVDTAAMNSDSSEAVSLDKVAADTAATDSVLMDAAATQVVTLDGKAPDNTTLENMGKDMAALHEADTASVEAAAGRDTSDKAAAEEASQAIQTVSQ; the protein is encoded by the exons ATGGAGTGCCCTCATCTGAACTCAAACGTGAGCTGCGCTTTCGATCCCTCCAGGTTCCCTAACGGTACCCCGTCCTCCTGGTGTTGCAACG TTTGCAGATCAAATAAAAGTCCATGGATTTGCCTTACCTGTCTGATGGTCCATTGTGGAAG ATATGTCAATGGACATGCGAAGAAGCACTATGAAGACAGTCAAGTCCTTGGCATCAGTCAAAGGAAGGGTGataaacaggagaaagagaaatccCATCACTCTGTCTGCATGGACTGCAGCAACTACAGTGTATTTTG TTACAGATGTGATGAATTTGTCGTCAATGACACCAAACTTGGGCAGGTGCAGAAGGTGAGGGAACATCTTCAGAGTTTAGAAAA CTCAGCACTGATGggtgacagacagaggaaaagaaaacttcAGGAAAGTCCAGCTCCAGACAACAAATTGTTAAAAGACAGC GATGGGGCAGCTTTAGGTGCTACAGGCCTGCGGAACTTGGGCAACACATGCTTCATGAATGCCATTCTGCAATCCCTCAG CAACATCGAGCAGTTCAGCTGTTATTTCAAGGAGTTGCCTGCAGTGGCTCTACGCAGTGGTAAGACAGCAGGAAGAAGGATGTACCACACCCGCAGCCAAGGGGACAACAGTGT GTCTTTGGTGGAGGAGTTCAGGAAAACCCTGTGCTCCCTGTGGCAAGGGAACCAGACTGCCTTCAGCCCAGACTCCTTATTTTATGCCATATGGAAAATCATGCCAAGTTTCAG gGGTTATCAGCAGCAGGACGCCCATGAGTTCATGCGTTACCTGTTGGACCACCTCCACAGGGAGCTCCAGTACGGTCGCAACGGGGCGTCTCTCCCAGTCTCACCTCAGGATGGGGTCAGACTCTCCACAGCAGAGGGCAAATGCTGCAT AAATGGGACTGCCAGTGTTGTCACATCAATTTTTGGTGGCATTCTTCAGAATGAAGTAAACTGCCTGATATGTGGGACAGAATCTCGGAAGTTTGATCCATTTCTTG ACCTGTCTTTGGACATTCCCAGCCAGTTCAGACAAAAGAGAAGTAAGGACCAGGAACCAGGGCCGACATGCACCTTACGTG ACTGCTTGCGTAGCTTCACTGACCTGGAAGAACTTGATGAAACAGAGCTGTACTATTGCCATAAATGTAAAAAGCGACAGAAATCCACAAAGAAGTTCTGGATCCAGAAGCTGCCAAGG GTTTTGTGTCTGCATCTAAAAAGGTTCCACTGGACAGCCTTTTTGAGAAACAAGGTTGATACCTACGTGGAATTTCCACTGAAAAGCCTGGACATGAGGGGATACTTACTTGAG CCAGAGAACTCATTACCAGGGAGTTGTCTGTATGACCTTGTTGCTGTCGTAGTCCATCATGGCTCTGG GGTTGGATCAGGGCATTACACAGCATATGGCAGCCATGATGGCCGCTGGTACCACTTCAACGACAGCACGGTAACTCTGACCAATGAGGATACAGTGAGGAAGGCCAAGGCCTACATCCTCTTCTATGTGGAGAGGACAGGTGAGGTGGCCTTGGACAAGAATGCCACAAACAGCACAGCCACAAACAAACCAGCTGTGGACACAGCAGCCATGAACAGTGATTCTTCAGAAGCAGTTTCTCTGGACAAGGTTGCAGCAGACACGGCAGCCACAGATAGTGTTTTGATGGATGCAGCAGCTACACAGGTGGTTACCTTGGACGGGAAAGCCCCTGATAACACCACCCTGGAAAACATGGGCAAAGACATGGCTGCACTGCACGAAGCTGACACAGCTTCAGTAGAGGCCGCAGCAGGCAGGGATACCTCAGACaaggctgcagcagaggaagctaGCCAAGCTATACAAACAGTTTCACAATGA
- the fbxl22 gene encoding F-box and leucine-rich protein 22 encodes MQLIQLNRECLLHLFSFLDKDSRRSLSLTCRRLREVFLDPRLWNLLYFSSPCELRRDNFVLGPSLRYLSICWYSSRVLQVCNIEDWLKSSFQKDICSKHESVVSTFLAHVCHMCPNLLELTLSGCGHITDQDVISVLQSCRKLRILHLENCVRITDCSLEGVVAHGDGLEEVRVDFCRNITQTGLQAVREKRPGVRLSAERSADMIPDSKPEEMVPLRRTLQKVLLFS; translated from the exons ATGCAACTCATCCAGCTCAACCGCGAATGTCTCCTCCACCTTTTCTCCTTCCTGGACAAGGACAGCAGGAGGAGTTTGTCCCTTACCTGTCGCCGGTTGCGTGAGGTCTTCCTGGACCCACGCCTCTGGAATCTACTCTACTTCAGCTCCCCGTGTGAACTGAGGAGGGACAACTTTGTGCTGGGACCCTCGTTGCGTTACTTGAGCATTTGCTGGTACTCCAGCAGGGTCCTGCAAGTGTGCAACATCGAGGACTGGCTAAAGAGCTCGTTTCAGAAGGACATCTGCAGTAAACATGAGAGCGTGGTCAGCACTTTCCTGGCCCATGTCTGTcacat GTGTCCCAACCTCCTTGAGCTAACCCTGTCTGGCTGTGGACACATCACTGACCAGGACGTGatctctgtgctgcagagtTGCAGGAAGCTGCGCATCCTCCACCTGGAGAACTGCGTCCGCATTACCGACTGCAGCCTGGAAGGCGTGGTGGCACACGGGGATGgcctggaggaggtgagggtggACTTTTGCAGGAACATCACTCAGACGGGGCTGCAGGCTGTCAGGGAGAAGAGGCCCGGCGTCCGGCTGAGCGCAGAGAGGAGCGCTGATATGATTCCTGACAGCAAGCCTGAGGAGATGGTGCCGCTCAGAAGGACGCTGCAGAAAGTCCTGCTGTTCTCCTGA